A window of Syntrophaceae bacterium genomic DNA:
AAAGATTGACGGGGCGGCAATAAGCCGGGCCATCCTGAAAAAGGAGATGATATGGCGGTTCCGGATTTCCAGTCCTTTTTCAAGCCTCTGCTGGAAATTGCGGCAGACGGGAATGAACACTCTTTGAAAACAGCAAGAGAACTCATTGCCCAGAAAATGAATCTTTCCGAAGAGGATCTTAAAGAACTTTTGCCCAGTGGTACTCAGAAAAAATTCGACAACAGAGTTGCTTGGGCAAAGACGTACTTCGTCCAAGCGAAAGTTTTGGAATCGTCCAAGAGAGGTTATTTTCGAATCACGGAGCGTGGGCGTGAACTCTTCAAGAAGGGTCATGAAAAAATTGATGTGAAAGTTCTGAATCAATACCCTGAGTTTGTCGAATTTCATACAGCGAAAACAGAAAAGTCGGGGAATGGTACCTCGCCGGGCACTGAATCCCCGGTCGAAACTCCAGAGGAGACGCTCCACAAAGCCTATCAAAGCATAAGAAATGATCTGGCAGGTGAAATCCTGGAGAAAGTGAAGAGCAACTCGCCGCAGTTTTTTGAAAAGCTCGTTGTCGACCTCATGGTCGCTATGGGCTATGGCGGCTCCCGCAGTGATGCAGGTCAATCCATAGGGCACAGCGGCGATGAAGGCGTCGACGGAATTATCAAGGAAGATCGCCTGGGGCTCGATGTCATCTATCTCCAGGCAAAAAAATGGGAGGGTACCGTTGGCCGACCCGAAATCCAGAAATTCGTTGGGGCACTGCATGGCAAACGGGCGAAGAAAGGGGTATTTCTTACTACAGGAAAATTTTCCGAAGATGCCATTCGATATGTTGAGACCATTGATCCCAAGGTCATATTGATCGACGGGAATCGCCTCGCGAATTTGATGATCGATTTCGGAATTGGAACAGCCGTGATATCGAATTTGGAGATCAAAAGGATTGATTCTGACTATTTCGTCGAGGAGTGACAGCGTTATGCGGGTAAGGGAATGCGCCGCAGATCGACATGCGAGAATAAGCGAATGATAAAAAAGGCTCCTTGACTTGCTTGTCGTACATACCCATCTCAGAGTAAACATCTAAAGCCATATATAAATATTGCATAGAGGTTACACGTCTGATAGTCACTTTCCATGGAAAAGCCGACTTTTGATTGGGATGAGAAAAAGGATGAAGAGAATCAATGTAAGCACGGCGTATCCTTCTCTCTGGCCCAGCAAGCTTTTCGCGACCCGCTTCGTGTCATCGTGGAGGACGTCAGCCACAGCAGGGACGAAGACCGCTTCTACTGTATAGGCAGGGTCAACGAAGGCATCATGACGGTTCGATTTACATACAGGGGCGGCGTTATCCGGATCATCGGCGCGGGGTATTGGAGAAAGGGGAAAAGGATCTATGAAAAAGAAAATAAGATACACCGATGAGCCCATGGGCAAGGTGAAAGTCGTCAGGGACTTCCTGCCGCCGCCGGAGAAGCTCGTGTTGAAGGAAAGCAACGTGAAGATCACGATCTCGTTGAGCAAGGCGAGCGTCGATTTTTTCAAGCAGGAGGCGAAGAAGCACCGTACGTCCTACCAGAAGATGATCCGCAGGCTCATCGACGTCTACACGGAGCAATACAAAAAGACGGCTTGAGCGCGACGAGGGTGTTCGCGGGATTTGCGAAGCCTCGACGGACTTCGTACCGAGCCGCAATCACGCATCATTTCTTCTGGCGCTGGGGATCGAAAGGTCGCGTATAGACTTTGAAAGGGGATATCTGACCATGAGCACGAGACGCTCTTCCCTCCTTGTCCGGCTTTTCTGGCTTGCCCTCATCGTGGCGGCGGTTTTTTACCTGTGGCGGGAAGTGCCCTGGCTCGGCCGGCTTTTCCAGTCCGAAAAGGCGGCCGCCCCGCGCACCGTGGCCGCCCGGGGGGACCTGGCCGCCGACGAGAAGGCCACAATCGAGCTCTTCGAGAAGGCCAGGGAGTCCGTCGTCTTCATCACGACGAGCCAGCAGGTCCAGGATTTCTGGACCCGCAACATCTTCACCGTCCCCCGAGGCACGGGGTCGGGGTTCGTCTGGGACGACAAGGGGCACATCGTCACGAATTACCACGTCATCGCGGGCGCCTCGGAGGCCCGCGTCCGGCTGGCCGACGGCCGCGACTACAAGGCGGCACTCGTCGGGGCGAGCCGCTCCCACGACCTGGCCGTGCTGCTCATCGGGGTTGGTTTCAAGGCGCCCGCGCCGGTCCCCCTGGGGACGAGCCACGACCTGAAAGTCGGTCAGAAGGTCTTTGCGATCGGCAACCCCTTCGGGCTCGACTGGACGCTCACGACGGGCATCGTGTCGGCCCTCGACCGGTCGCTTGCGGCGGAGAACGGCGTCACCATCGAGCACCTCATCCAGACGGACGCCGCCATCAACCCGGGCAACTCCGGCGGGCCCCTGCTGGATTCCGCGGGGCGCCTGATCGGCATCAACACGGCCATCTACAGCCCCTCGGGCGCAAGCGCCGGCATCGGCTTCGCCGTGCCCGTGGACACGGTCAACCGCGTCGTGCCCCAGCTGATCGCCAAGGGGAAGTACATCCGGCCTGCCCTGGGCATCGAGGTCGACGAAGGAATCAATCGCGTCGTCAGGGCCCAACTCGGCGTGGCGGGTGTGGTGGTGCTGAGGGTCGCCCCCGGCTCGGCCGCCGAGAAAGCCGGCCTGCAGGGCGTCCGCCGCACGGCCGATGGCGGCATCGTGCCGGGTGACATCATCACCGCCGTAGAGGGCAAGGCCGTCGAGAACGTCGGCAAGCTCTACGCCCGCCTGGATGATTTCAAGGTGGGCGACACGGTCCGGCTGACTGTGGTCCGGGAAGGGGCCACGCGGGAGGTGTCCGTGACCCTGCAGGCGGGTAGCTGAGAGGGTGGGTCGGGAAGAGATCGGAACCGGGCCGGCCCCGAAGGAGGAGCGGACGATGCCGGACAAGGCCATACAGGACTACTACCCCGATGAGTTCGCACACTGTTTCGGCTGCGGGCGGCTCAATCCGGAGGGGCTGCAGATCAAGAGCTACTGGGACGGCGAGGAGGCGGTCTGCCGCTATACACCCAAGCCCATGCATTCGGGAGGGGTTCCCGGGTTTGCCTACGGGGGCCTGATCGCCTCGCTCATCGACTGCCACGGCGCCGCGACGGCGTCGGCGGCGAAGTTGAGCGCCGAGGGGTTGTCCCTGGGGGACAAGCCGATTGCGCGCTTTGTCGCGGCATCGCTGAAAGTGGACTACCTGAGGCCGACGCCGATCGGGGAACCCTTGGAATTGAGGGCAAGGGTCATGGAAATCCGGGACCGGAAAGTCAGGGTCAGCGTGACGTTGTCAGCGGGCGGCAAGATCTGCGCGAAAGGCGAGGAGCTTTTCATTCAGCTCCAGCAGTGGTCCGTACAGACCGGGTACCCGAAGCCGATCGACTGACCGGCTGCCGGGCCACGAACCGGTTCCGGGGCGGCAAAGCGGGCTTCCGCGGAGACACGGCATGAAGATGACGGGCATCCCCTTCGGGACAACGGACTGGTCGTCGGTGGAGGTCACGGAGCACAGGGGCGAGACGGGGGTCGCCGCATGGCGCACCCGGACCTTCGGGGATATCCGCGTGCGTCTCGTCGAGTACTCGCCGGGCTACCGCGCCGATCACTGGTGCCGCAAGGGACACATCCTTCTTTGCATCGAGGGGGAGCTGCACACGGAGCTGGCCGACGGCCGCACGTTCACCCTCAGACCCGGCATGAGCTACCAGGTGGCCGACAACGCCGAGCCGCACCGATCCTTCACCGTCAAGGGCGCGAAGCTGTTCATCGTAGACTGAGCAGACCCCATGGCGTATCGAATCCGCACCTGCACGCAAAACGACACGGCAGTTCTTGCGGAGACGATCCGTGCGGCCTTCCGGGACGTGGCCGTTCGCTTCGGCCTGACCGAGCAGAACTGCCCCCGGCACCCCTCCAACTGCCGGGCCGACTGGGTCGAGAAGGACATGGAGCGGGGGGTCACGTACTATGCCCTCGAGAGCGGGGGGAGCGTTGCAGGCAGCGTCGCCCTCGAGCGGGTGAGGCCGGGCCTGTGCAACCTGGAGCGCCTGGCGGTGCTCCCGGGCTCCAGGGGGCGCGGCTTCGGCAGGGCCCTGGTCAACCACGTGCTCACGGAGGCACGGCAGCGGGGATGTGACACCGTCCGCATCGGCATCATCGAGGACCAGGCCGAATTGAAGGAATGGTACCGGCGATTGGGCTTTCTCGAGACGGAGACGCGTGACTTTGCCCGCCTGCCGTTCCGCGTGAGCTTCATGGCCCGCCCGCCTGCATGAGCCGCCGCCCGGAGGGCAGCGGCGCATCCGCGCAAAGGCCGTTGGCAATCGGCGGGCGGTTGTGATAAGGCCATTTCTGGTTTCCGGGAGCCGGAGGGACAACGCCGGCCCCGGCAGGTCCAACCCCCATTTCCGCGAAGGAGAAGATCACGATGAAAAGAGTATTCAGCCTGTTCTGCATCCTGCTGCTTGTGTTTGCCCTTTCAACCCCTGCCCCGGCGGCCAAGGTCGTGCTGAAGCTCGGCCACATCGCCGAGCCCTCCAACCCCTACGGCCAGGGTGCCGACTACTTCGCGAAGCTCGTGGCCCAGAAGTCCAACGGGGAGATCGAGGTCAAGGTGTTCCCCTCCTCCCAGCTCGGGGCGCAGAAGGAGCTCATCGAGGGCTGCATCTACGGCACCCTGGACATGACGCTGACGAGCACGGCCGAACTGGGCACCTTCCAGCCGCAGATGGCCCTCTTCGACATGCCGTTCCTGTTCAAGGACCGCAAGCACGCCTTCGCCGCGCTCGACACGGTGGGCATGGACCTCGCCAAGGCGCTCGAGCCCAAGGGCCTCAAGATGCTCGGCTACATGGAAAACGGCATCCGCCACATGACCAACAACGTGCGCGAGATCAAGACCCCCGCCGACATGAAGGGCCTCAAGATGCGCGTCATGAACAACAAGGTCTACATCGAGATGATGAAGGCCCTGGGCGCCTCCCCCACCCCGATGGCGTTCTCCGAGCTCTACTCCGCCCTGCAGCAGGGGACCATCGACGGGCAGGAGAACCCCAGCGCCCACATCTACACGAAGCGCTTCTTCGAGGTCCAGAAGTACGCCTCCCTGACGGGGCATGCCTACGCGCCGGAACCCATGCTCATCTCCATGATCACCTGGAGGAAGCTCACGCCCCAGCAGCAGGCCATCATCCAGCAGGCGGCCAACGAGGCCATCGCCTGGCAGCGCAAGCTGGCCGAAAAGGAGGACGACGAGTTCTGGAAGAAGATCAAGGCCACGGGCAAGATGAAGGTCACGACGGTGGACCGCAAGCTCTTCATCGAGGCCACCAAGGACGTCTACAAGAAGCTCGCCCCGACCGTCGGGCAGGCCAACATCGACAGGGTCCGGGCCCTGGAGAAGTAACGGACAATCGGTACGCGGGAGGCCCGGGTCCCGGCCCGGGCCTCCCCGCGAGGGGTGCCCGCCATGCTGGATAAGCTGTTCTCGGGGCTGCGGTCGGTCCTGTACTGGTTCTCGGTCGCGGCCATGTCGGTCATGCTCGTCGTCATCTTCGCGCAGGTCGTCTCGCGCTACGTCTTCAACTGGACCCCCGAGTGGTCCGAGGAGCTGGCGCGCTACCTCTTCGTCTGGGTCGTGTTCATCGGCTCGGCCCTCATCATGGGCGAGTCGGGCCACCTGGCCGTGCAGTTCGTGCCCAACCACTTCAAGGGCACGGCGACGGGCCGGCTCCTGGAGATCGTCATCAACCTCTGCGGCTACGTGTTCATCCTGATCCTGCTGACGCAGGGGGCCAAGATGACCCGGGTCATGACCTTCCAGATGTCGCCGGGCATGGAGATCCCCATGAGCTGGGTCTACGCAGTGATCCCGCTGAGCAGCGTTCTCATGCTGCTCTACCTCGTGAAGGACACGGTGCGCATCGTGCGGGAGTGGTCGTCCCCGAAGGGCGGGGGGAGGTGACCGGCATGGAATACGTCCTGATCGGTCTCTTCCTGCTTCTCACCGCGCTGGGCGTGCCCGTGGCCTTCTCCCTGTGCCTGTCGGCCGCGGCCCTGCTGTTCTTTTTCATGGACCGGCCGCTTGTCATGGTTTCCCAGATGATGTTCTCGGGCATCGACTCCTTCTCGTTCATGGCTGTGCCCTTCTTCATGCTGGCGGGCGCCTTCATGTCGGCGGGCGGCGTGACCTCGCGCCTGGTCGGCTTCTCCCAGGCCCTCGTCGGCGCCTTCACGGGGGGCCTCGCGCAGACCGTGTCCGTGGCCGGGATGTTCTTTGCAGCCATCTCGGGCTCCTCGGCCGCCACGACGGCGGCCCTGGGCAGCACCATGATCGGCGAGTTGGAGAAGAAGGGCTACGACCGTGACTGGGCCACGGGCATCGTGGCCTCCAGCGGCACCGTGGGCATCGTCATCCCGCCTTCGATCACCATGGTGGTCTACGGCGCCATCGCCGACACCTCCATCGGGGACCTGTTCGTCGGCGGCTTCATCCCGGGCATCATGATGGGGCTCTCCATGATGGCCGTGAGCTGGTACTACGCCCGGAAACGGGGCCTCGCGGGGGAGGGCACGTTCTCCTTCGCCGCCGTTCTGAAATCGTTCAAGGACTCCTTCTTCGCCCTGATGACGCCGGTCATCATCATCGGGGGCATCTATGGCGGCATCTTCACCCCCACGGAGGCGGCGGCCGTCGCCGCGGTCTACGGCATCGTCGTCGGGCTGTTCGTGTACAGGGAGCTGAAGCTCAGGGACTTCCCCCAGATCATCTTCCAGGCCGTGATCGGCACCACGGTCATCATGTTCCTGGTGGGGGCCGCCACGGTCTTCGGCTGGCTCATCACCAACCTGCAGATCCCGCATCAGGTGGCGAAGTTCGTCGTCTCCGTGACGACCTCGCCGCTGCTGTTCCTGATGGCGATGAACATCCTGCTGCTCATCGCCGGCACCATGGTCAACGCCTCGGCGGCGGTCGTGATCCTGACGCCGATCTTCCTGCCCGTGGCGCGAACGCTGGGCATCGATCCCCTGTTCTTCGGCGTGCTCATGGTGGTCAACCTGGCGATCGGCTGCATCACCCCGCCCGTGGGCCTCGATCTCTTCGTGGCGAGTGCCATCTCCAAGGTGCCCATCGAGCGTGTGATGAAGGCATGCCTGCCCTACCTCTGGGCCCTGTTGGCGACGCTTGTCGTCCTGACCGTGTTCCCGTGGTTCATCACCGTGCTGCCGTCCCTTCTTGCGCGGTGATGCGGCCGGTCGGGCAGCTCCGCGACCCTTGACACGAAACGTCGCATTCGATAGGAAAAAACATCGGCTGTCGCGGGATGCCGGCTTCGGCCGCGGCATCTCCGGCAGGAGGAGGCGGGGGCCCGAGGCGGGCGGGCAGTGCCGGGGAAAGCCGGCCCCGGGCCCCCCGAAAGTTCAGCGGGGAAGATGGACGTGCAGGGTTCCGTAGAACCAGCCCGCGCGCTCCACCCCGTTTCGGTCGGTGTAGGCGACCAGGAGGATGAAGGGTCGGCCGTCGTGTGCAGGGCCGCCGATCTCCAGGACCGTCACCTGCTGGCCCGCCTTCACTTCGGCGATCTTCGCGGTCATCTGCTTGTCTGCATAGACGGGGCTGTTTCTTTCGACCATGGCCTTGAACGGCAGAGACGTGTTCGTGGCGCCGGTCGAAAACGAAACGTTCCGCGGCTCTAAATCCTGCCCCTTCGCCGGCAGGGAGAAAACCCACATGTAGGCAAGGAGACAGAACAGCACGAAAAATATCTTGAACATCTTCATCGGTCGGCCCTCACTTTTTTGATTATTGCTTCTTTCCGCATTGATCTCGTTCCTTGTTGCCTACCCGGATGAGCATCGGTTGTGCCGCGGGGGCGATAAAGTCAAATACGCCGTTATTCCAAGCAGTTGTCGATTGCCCTTTGCCGATGAGGCCCCTCCTGCGAGGGGGCCGTTGCCGTCCCGTAATGGCACAGCTGCAGCAATGTGCTTTTCTTACGTCCGGTTACGTGAAATGTGCTGAATTGGTATAGTCCGCCGAGATGATGCCGAAAGGGGGCAGGCCATGCACACTCAAACAAAGGCATTCCGCACGCCGGGAATTTTCTTTACCCTCCTCATCGCGGCTGCGCTCACACCGGGCACCGGCATTGCCCAGACAAGCAAGGGCGCACGGGCCGCAGCGCCGGGCCCCGGGATGCAGAAGATCGTCACGGAGAAGGCCTCCTTCGTCCTCTATGTGCCGAAAGGGTGGAAGGTGAAGGAATCCGCCGAGGGGCAGTCCCTCGTGGTCAACTCGTCGGACCCCTCGGGGCGGTCCTCCGTGTTTTTCTCCATCGGTTCGGCCCCGCAGGGCGAGAGCGCCCTGGTCCTGGCGAAGCGTGAAGCGGCAAAGCTCGGCCGCGCAGCCGGCGATCTCGAGATCCGGAGCGCCTTTGCCTCCCGGGACGGCTCGACGCTTGTCTTCGACGGCACCTACTCGCCCCCGAAGAAGGGAAAAACCGAGTTCCGCTCGTGGGTGTCCCTGCGGGGCGCGGAGGCGACCTGCGCCCGCATCGAGGCCCCGGCGGGACAGCTCGCTGCAATGCGGCCCACGCTGCTCACCGTTCTCTCCAACATCCGTGTCATGAAGGGCGCCGTCGCGCCGGTTTCGGCGGCGGCAGCGCCCGTAAAGGTCCAGCTTGCGACCTACCGCCTGAGGGACGGCTCAGCGTCGTTCCTGCTCCCCAGGGGATGGCAGTGCCAGGACAGCGGCAGGGGGCTTTTCGTGGCCGGGGACCCCGCCGGCTACTCGTTCATCTCGGGAAACGTCGAGATGGTGACGCCACAGATGCGGGTCAATCACCCGAGCATCCTCGTCTCGCCCTACCTCGCCCCGAACCAGGCCTGGCAGTTCATCACGGCCCGCTACGGGCTTGCCTCGAACCTGCGCTACGAGAAGGTCATCCCGCGCGCCGATGTGGCGCGGCAGATGGGGCAGGTCTTCACGGCAGGCCCCGTCACCGTCGAGGAGCTCATCTACAGCTTCACGAGCAGGGAGGGGCGGGCGACCCGGGGATACACCTTCGGCATCTCCTTCGGTTCGCGTCTCGGGACCAACTGGAGCTTCCGCCACCTGACCGTGACGGCCCCGGCGGAGAGCTTCGGTTCCTGGGCCGGCCATTTCGCCGAGATGCTCGGCTCCTACAAGATCAACGAGCGCTGGGCGGCGGACTATGTCGCCCAGGGTGCCCGTCGGCTGCGCGAGATGCAGCAGCAGACCTCGGCCATGGTGACCCGCAATGCGCAGGAGATCCGTCAGATGATGCAGGCCGCCTACGACGAGCGCCAGAAGAGCATGGACTACATCGACTACCAGCGGACCAGCTACATCCGGGGCCAGCAGGACTGGATCTCCTCGATGGAGGGGGGAACCGTCTACCGCAGCGACAGCTGGGGCACGAAGAACACGACGACGGGAGAGTACTGGGAGGGCAAGCCCTACGACTACGTCCACTTCGAGGGGAAGAACCCCAAGTACAACGAGCAGATGCAGCCCGTCGACTCCCGGGCCCTCTGGGAGCGTTATATCCGCCGGTGAGAGGGCTTCCGCAACTTGTTCGGTGTGCGGCCTGCGTCATCACCCATCGGTAAAAACAGTTTCCCACTGTCTTCCGTGTGTGCTAAATTTCCTCAATTCTATTCTTTCTGGGAGGTGTCTCGGGAATGTCTCGTTCGCTTCTGGGGTTCTTGCTCTGCATACTTCTCATCGTCGCGGGTTCAGGTTTTTCGACGGCCCAAGTGGCCCAGCCGCCGGGGCCGCGGACTGCACAGCCGGCCCCGACCGTCACCGTGCCCAAGCCCGATGCCGGCCGGGGTCAGCAGCCCAAGCCGGTAGGGCCGGCGGAGCGCGCACAGGCGGCCAGCTGCTTCGACGAGGCGGCTTACGGGCGGGCGAAGAAGCAGGAGAAGGCCCTCGCGGGGGCTCAGCTCTGCGGGGCCGACCTGAAGAACGTCTCCCTGGACGGGGCCGACCTGCGGGGGGCGAATCTCTCCGGCGCCGATCTCGGCGGCGCCAGGTTCTACAAGGCAAACCTGCGCGGCGCTGCGCTGTCGCGGGCAAAGCTCGCCGGCGCAATCCTCATTGGCTCCGATCTGGAAGGCGCCAGGCTTGACGGGGCCAATCTCCGAAACGCCCGCCTGTCCGGCGCGAATCTGAGGGGCGCCGATCTTTCGAGAGCCGATCTCGAGGGGGCGTATCTCAACGAGTCGGACCTGACGGGCGCCAACCTGGAACGGGCCGTCCTCAGAAACGCCGAGGCCCTTGCGGTCAAATTCGTCTCGGCGAACCTGCGCTACGCGAATCTCGACGCCGTGAATTGCACGGACGACAGGGGGATGTCCCGTGTGGACTTTGCCGGAGCCGACTTGAGGGAAGCGACCCTCCGGCAGGCGCGGCTCGCGTCTGCGAGGCTGGAAGGGGCGGATCTGACCCGGACGGACTTTACCGGCGCGAGACTCGAGAAGGCTGCCGCGAGAAAGGTGAAGGCCTTGCGGGCCGTATTTCAACAGGCCCGGCTTGCCGGGGCCTACCTCAGCGAGGCCGACCTGACCGAGACCCGGTTTCAAGGCGCCGATCTCTCGGGTGCCGACCTGACCTTTGCGCAGCTCAACCGGGCGAACCTCTCGGGTGCCAACCTTGCCGGGGCGATGCTCAACAAGGCCCACCTCGTCGAGGCTGACTTGGGCGGCGCGAACCTCACGGACGCGCATGCGCACGGCACAAACTTCCGTGGCGCTCACCTCGCCGCGGCGAACTTCCAAAATGCATCGCCTCTCGGGGCCTTCATCGACCTTCGCTGGAAGGAGTATCTGAAAGGCCAGAAGCTTTGGTCGGACAAGGTGTTCGACAGCATTCACTGGGTGCGCTGAACGGCCCCGCTGAAAGCCGCGGCCGGAAGGATGCCGGTCGCACGCAGGCGGCGCGGTGATCAGAGGGACTGCAGGAGGCGGTCGATATCCCCGGACTTCCTAGGGTTTGCCTTTACGTAGAGATCGAGCAGGGTCCGGCTGATCTCCTTGGGGTTGAGCGGCTTGACGAGGTAGCCCTGCACGCCGTAGCGGGCGCAGGTCGCGACATCGTCCCGGTGGGAGGACAGCGAGGAAACGATGATGGTGGTCGCAAGGTCCTTCCGGACCTCACGGATGTTCTGCAGGACCTCCTGGCCGCTCATGACGGGCATCATGAGGTCGAGCAGGAGGATGTCGGGCTTCCAGTTCGCGTAGATCTCGAGGGCCTCGAAGCCGTTGACGGCAAACTGCTTGGCGAAGACCTTGTCCGAGATGTATGTGTCGTAGAACTTCCGGCTGAAGCTGTTGTCTTCGGCGATCAGGATTTTCATCTTTTCCATGGCAGCGGGCCGCCTGTCCGGGCATTCGATATCGATTTCTGAGCAAACATCGTGCCACGGCATGCGGGACGGGGGATTCGCACATAAGCGCACAATATCCGTTCCTTTTCTTTATTTTTCGTCTATAATGGGCCGCAAACGCACTCAAACCACTTCGTGAAGGAGGACAGATATGAAAGGTGACCCGAAACTGCTGGCGACGTTGAACTCCCTGCTCGCCGACGAACTGACCGCCATCAACCAGTACATGGTCCATTCCGAGATGGCCGAGGCCTGGGGATACAAGAAGCTCCACGAGGCCTTCGAGAAGCGCGCCATCGACGAGATGAAGCACGCCGAGACGCTCATCGGGCGCATCCTCTTCCTCGAAGGGACCCCCACGGTGAGCAAGCTCAACAAGATGACGATCGGCGCCGACGTGCCCAAGCAGCTGGCCGGCGACCGGGGCCTCGAGATGATGGCGGTCAAGGCCTACAACGAGGCCATCGTTCTGGCCGGCGAGGTCAAGGACTTCGCCACCCGGCAGATCCTCGAGAAGATCCTCGCCGACGAGGACAAGCACATCGACCAGATCGAGGAGATGCAGGACCAGATCCAGCAGATGTCGCTGCAGATCTTCCTCACCACCCAGGTGTGAGGCCCCGCGCAGCGCAGGCGCAGAGCGACCGGCAATTCTGCAACCCTTGTCCCCACGGAACGTGTCTCGTTCCCGGATGAGAGACCCCTGGCGCGACGACGGTCAAAGCCCCGCTTTCCGCAAGGGAGCGGGGTTTTGTGTTCATTGCGGGAGGCGCGATGAGCCCGAAAAGCAAGGAGCTGGAGGCAAAGAACCGGACCATCGCCGCCATCTTCCGGCTCTCGACCCTGCTGACGCAGCAGGTCGGCCTCGACGAGATCCTGCGCTCCATCCTCGAGAGCGCCGAGAAGGACCTCGGCTTCACGGCCTCCTGCCTGTTCCTCATCAACGAGGACCGGGAGCACCTCGACTGCCGCATGGTCCGCGGCTTCGGCGAGGAGAACGAGAAGAGGGCCTACCGCAAGCCCTTCCACTTGGAGCGGCACGACTGCATCGAGACGCGGGTCGTCAAGAGCGGTGAGGTCGTCCACTTCGAGGACTCCCACGGCGACCCCCGCGCGACCCCCATCGACCGCCGCATCACGGAGAAGCTCAAGCGGGGCAGCATCGTCTACGCACCGCTCACCGTGAAGGGGAAGATCATCGGCTGCATGGGCGTGAACCGCCCCCGCGACGGGGCCCCGATCTCGAAGTCGGAGATCGAGGCCTTCACCATCTTCGCCAACCAGGCGAGCATCATCATCGAGAACAGCCGCTCCCACGAGCAGCTCACGGCGGAGCGCAATCTCAACAAGAGCATCCTGGAAAGCTCGCCCAGCGGCATTCTCACGGTGGACCGCACGGGGACGATCACCGCCGTCAACGGCGAGGCGGCGCGCATCCTCGGGACGGACCCGGGCGGGATCCTTTCCATCCGGCTCGAGGAAGCCCTGCGCGTCCACGCCGGCTTCCGCGCCTTCGAGGGGCTGTTCCGCGACCCCGCAAGCGGGACGAAAGAGGTTTCCGTCGTCGGGCTCGACGGCCGGCAGCACTCCGTGGAGGTCACCGTGTCGCCGCTGAAGGACGACGGCGGCCGGGAAGCGGGGACCCTCTACTTTTTCAAGGACCAGACGGAGAAGAAGCGGATCGGCGAGCAGATCCAGCGGATGAGCCGGCTCGCGGCGGTGGGGCAACTCGCGGCGGGCATCTCCCACGAGATCCGCAACCCCATGATGGGGATCGCCGCGACGATGGAGCTGGTGAGCGACGGCATGG
This region includes:
- a CDS encoding PaaI family thioesterase; translated protein: MPDKAIQDYYPDEFAHCFGCGRLNPEGLQIKSYWDGEEAVCRYTPKPMHSGGVPGFAYGGLIASLIDCHGAATASAAKLSAEGLSLGDKPIARFVAASLKVDYLRPTPIGEPLELRARVMEIRDRKVRVSVTLSAGGKICAKGEELFIQLQQWSVQTGYPKPID
- a CDS encoding BrnT family toxin, producing MEKPTFDWDEKKDEENQCKHGVSFSLAQQAFRDPLRVIVEDVSHSRDEDRFYCIGRVNEGIMTVRFTYRGGVIRIIGAGYWRKGKRIYEKENKIHR
- a CDS encoding PDZ domain-containing protein, with translation MSTRRSSLLVRLFWLALIVAAVFYLWREVPWLGRLFQSEKAAAPRTVAARGDLAADEKATIELFEKARESVVFITTSQQVQDFWTRNIFTVPRGTGSGFVWDDKGHIVTNYHVIAGASEARVRLADGRDYKAALVGASRSHDLAVLLIGVGFKAPAPVPLGTSHDLKVGQKVFAIGNPFGLDWTLTTGIVSALDRSLAAENGVTIEHLIQTDAAINPGNSGGPLLDSAGRLIGINTAIYSPSGASAGIGFAVPVDTVNRVVPQLIAKGKYIRPALGIEVDEGINRVVRAQLGVAGVVVLRVAPGSAAEKAGLQGVRRTADGGIVPGDIITAVEGKAVENVGKLYARLDDFKVGDTVRLTVVREGATREVSVTLQAGS
- a CDS encoding DHCW motif cupin fold protein, whose amino-acid sequence is MKMTGIPFGTTDWSSVEVTEHRGETGVAAWRTRTFGDIRVRLVEYSPGYRADHWCRKGHILLCIEGELHTELADGRTFTLRPGMSYQVADNAEPHRSFTVKGAKLFIVD
- a CDS encoding CopG family transcriptional regulator, which produces MKKKIRYTDEPMGKVKVVRDFLPPPEKLVLKESNVKITISLSKASVDFFKQEAKKHRTSYQKMIRRLIDVYTEQYKKTA
- a CDS encoding GNAT family N-acetyltransferase, whose amino-acid sequence is MAYRIRTCTQNDTAVLAETIRAAFRDVAVRFGLTEQNCPRHPSNCRADWVEKDMERGVTYYALESGGSVAGSVALERVRPGLCNLERLAVLPGSRGRGFGRALVNHVLTEARQRGCDTVRIGIIEDQAELKEWYRRLGFLETETRDFARLPFRVSFMARPPA
- a CDS encoding TRAP transporter small permease yields the protein MDKLFSGLRSVLYWFSVAAMSVMLVVIFAQVVSRYVFNWTPEWSEELARYLFVWVVFIGSALIMGESGHLAVQFVPNHFKGTATGRLLEIVINLCGYVFILILLTQGAKMTRVMTFQMSPGMEIPMSWVYAVIPLSSVLMLLYLVKDTVRIVREWSSPKGGGR
- a CDS encoding restriction endonuclease, with amino-acid sequence MAVPDFQSFFKPLLEIAADGNEHSLKTARELIAQKMNLSEEDLKELLPSGTQKKFDNRVAWAKTYFVQAKVLESSKRGYFRITERGRELFKKGHEKIDVKVLNQYPEFVEFHTAKTEKSGNGTSPGTESPVETPEETLHKAYQSIRNDLAGEILEKVKSNSPQFFEKLVVDLMVAMGYGGSRSDAGQSIGHSGDEGVDGIIKEDRLGLDVIYLQAKKWEGTVGRPEIQKFVGALHGKRAKKGVFLTTGKFSEDAIRYVETIDPKVILIDGNRLANLMIDFGIGTAVISNLEIKRIDSDYFVEE
- a CDS encoding DctP family TRAP transporter solute-binding subunit, yielding MKRVFSLFCILLLVFALSTPAPAAKVVLKLGHIAEPSNPYGQGADYFAKLVAQKSNGEIEVKVFPSSQLGAQKELIEGCIYGTLDMTLTSTAELGTFQPQMALFDMPFLFKDRKHAFAALDTVGMDLAKALEPKGLKMLGYMENGIRHMTNNVREIKTPADMKGLKMRVMNNKVYIEMMKALGASPTPMAFSELYSALQQGTIDGQENPSAHIYTKRFFEVQKYASLTGHAYAPEPMLISMITWRKLTPQQQAIIQQAANEAIAWQRKLAEKEDDEFWKKIKATGKMKVTTVDRKLFIEATKDVYKKLAPTVGQANIDRVRALEK
- a CDS encoding TRAP transporter large permease encodes the protein MEYVLIGLFLLLTALGVPVAFSLCLSAAALLFFFMDRPLVMVSQMMFSGIDSFSFMAVPFFMLAGAFMSAGGVTSRLVGFSQALVGAFTGGLAQTVSVAGMFFAAISGSSAATTAALGSTMIGELEKKGYDRDWATGIVASSGTVGIVIPPSITMVVYGAIADTSIGDLFVGGFIPGIMMGLSMMAVSWYYARKRGLAGEGTFSFAAVLKSFKDSFFALMTPVIIIGGIYGGIFTPTEAAAVAAVYGIVVGLFVYRELKLRDFPQIIFQAVIGTTVIMFLVGAATVFGWLITNLQIPHQVAKFVVSVTTSPLLFLMAMNILLLIAGTMVNASAAVVILTPIFLPVARTLGIDPLFFGVLMVVNLAIGCITPPVGLDLFVASAISKVPIERVMKACLPYLWALLATLVVLTVFPWFITVLPSLLAR